The genome window CAATGAAGACCTGGGCGGCGGCCTGAAAGCTGTTTTCAACCTCGAAGGCGGCATCCTGATGGATACGGGCGCCATCGATGGTGGCGTGCTGTTCAAGCGCCAGGCCTATGTGGGCCTGGAAGGCAGCTACGGCCGACTCGTGCTGGGCCGCTCGTTCACCACCGTGTACGACTTCGTGCTGCCGTTCGATCCGATGGGCTACGCGCCTTTCTATTCGTGGGCGACGGCGGCCGGCAAGGCTGTGCAAGGTCAGTACGGCATGACGACCGGTTTCGACAACCTGGTCAAGTACTCGGGCACGGCGGGCGACTTCAAGTTCGGCGCCTCTTATGGTTTCGGCGAGCAAGCCACGGGCGCCCAGGACAGCGCCAAGTTTTCTTCCGGCGTGACCTACACGGCCGGTCCGGTCAGCCTGCTGGCCACCTATGAGCGTGTCAACGGCAATTCAATTGTCGGCGGCGCGCGCGACAAGACCACCTCCTATCACCTGGGCGCGATGTACAACGAAGGCCCATGGAAGGTGCAGGCCGTGGCGCGCGACTACAAGCTCGATCCGGCCGCCTCCGGCAAGCCTGACCTGCGCGGTACCCTGTACTGGGGTGGCGTCAGCTACCTGACCACGCCGCAAGTCACGCTGACGGGCGTCATCTACTACCAGGACGTGAAGAACGTGGCCGCCAATACGGATGCCGATCCGATCATGTACGTGGCGCGCGTGCGCTATGCGCTGTCCAAGCGCACCGACCTGTACGTGGCTGGCGCCTATGCCAAGGCCAAGAACAACCAGCTGGTCAGCCTGTCGCGCGACGATGCCGGTTTCGGCAACACGCAGCGTGGCGTGATCGCCGGCATGCAGCACCGCTTCTAAGCCATGACCATGCCGCGCTCCCTGTTCCTGTTGCTGCCATGCCTGCTGCCCGTTTTTGCCGGGGCACAGGTGGCTACGCCAGCGCCGGTCGAATGCGTGGTGCCGTCCAAGCCGGGCGGCGCCATGGATCTGACGTGCAAGCTGGCGAAAAAAGGCCTGGCGCAGGAGGGCGCGGCAGCAGCGGCAGGTCCCATGCGCATCAGCTACCTGCCGGGCGGTATCGGCGCGGTGGCCTGGCATTCGATGGGCTCGCAGCGCCGCCGCGCGGAAGCGAACACCCTGGTGGCCTTTTCGGGCGGCTCGCTGCTCAATCTGGCGCAGGGCAAGTTCGGCAATGCCAAGGCGGGCGACGTGCGCTGGGTGGCTGCGCTGGGCGCCGACTACGGCATGATCGCCGTGCGCAGCGATTCGCCCTACAAGACGCTGGGCGACCTGATCGCGGCATTGCGCCAGCATCCTGACAAGGTGCTGATCGGCGTCTCCGGCACCATCGGCAGCCAGGACTGGCTGAAGATGGCGCTGGTGGCGCGGCATGCCGGCATCGACCCGAAAGTGCTGCGTTTCGTCGCCCTCGAAGGCGGCGGCGAAGTGTTTACGGCGATGCAGGCCGATTATGTGCAGGTGGTCTCGGGCGACACGTCGGAGGCCACCCTGAACGCCAGCGCCAACCATGCGCGCGTGCTGGCGGTGCTGTCGGAAAAACGCCTGCCCGGCGTGCTGGCCGGCGTGCCGACGGCGCGCGAGCAGGGCGTCGACGTGGTCTGGCCCATCATCCGCGGCGTGTGGATGGGGCCGCAGGTGCCCGAGGCGGACTACCAGCGCTGGGTGGCCACCTTTGAGCGTGCGATGGCCACGCCGCAGTTCGCCGAATGGCGCGCCCAGGCCGGCCTGTACCCGTTCGCCCTGACGGGGCCGAAGCTGACCGCGTATGTCAGGAAGGCGGTCGACGAGTATGCGCGGCAGGCCACCGAACTCGGATTAATGCGCTGAACGGCATCCCATTTAAAAAAACTATTTCACAGACGGAGACAACCCCATGCAAAACAAGACCCTGCTTCAAGTCGCCATTGCCGCCGCGTTTGCCAGCCTGGCCGGCGCCGCTTTCGCGCAAGTACCGGCCGGCTATCCGGCCGACTACCAGAAGATCATCGACGCGGCCAAGAAGGAAGGCAAGGTGGTGATCTACAGCGCCACCGACAGCAAGGCCGCCGCGCCGCTGATCAAGGATTTCAGCGCCCTGTATCCGGGCATCTCGGTCGAATACAACGACATGAATTCCACCGAAGTGTACAACCGCTTCATTTCCGAAGTGGCGGCGGGTGGCAACACGGCCGACGTGATGTGGTCGTCGGCGATGGACTTGCAGATGCGCCTGGCCTCCGATGGCTATGCGCTCAAGTACAAATCCGTCGAAGCGGCGAAGATTCCCGGCTGGGCCATGTGGGATGACCAGGCTTACGGCACCACGTTCGAGCCGGCCGCCATCGTCTACAACAAGCGCCTGCTCGATCCGAAGGAAGTGCCGAAGAATCACGACGACTTCGTCAAGCTGATCGCCACGCCGAAATTCAAGGACAAGGTCACCACCTACGACATCGAAAAATCGGGCGTGGGCTTCATGTTCATGGCGCAGGATGCCAAGGAGTACCCGCAATTCCTGGCGCTGCAAAACGCGTTCGGTGCCGCCAAGGTACGCGTGCAATCGTCGACGGGCACCATGATGGAGCGCATCTCGTCGGGTGAAAACCTGATCGGCTACAACGTGCTGGGCTCTTATGCCCTGGTGCGCGCCAAGACCGATCCGTCGATCGGCGTGGTGCTGCCCAAGGATTACACCCTGATTTTGTCGCGCGTGCAGTTCATCAACAAGAACGCGAAGAACGTCAACGCCGGCAAGCTGTGGCTCGATTACATCTTGTCGCACCGCGGCCAGACCATCATTGCCAACGGCGCCAAGCTGTTCGCCATCCGCGCCGACGTCACGGGCGAAACCACGTCGGCTGACCTGATCAAGCAAATCGGCGCATCCAACGTCAAGCCGATTCCCGTGCACCCGATCATCCTGCAATTTCTGGGACCTGCCAAGCGCATGGCCTTCTTGAAGCAGTGGAAAGAGACAGCCGGCAAAAAATAATGCCGTCCTGGCCGTCCGCAGGCGCATGCCTGCGGACGGATGCCGCACCCTTCATTCATTGGATTCATCATGCAAACTGCCATCTTGCCGCTGCCTGCACGGTCGCGCTCTCCCTTGTCGCGCCTGAACTGGTCGCGCGGCGTGGTCGTGACGATCACGCTGATCGCCATTTTCCTGCCGCTGTTCCTGATTTTTTACCAGAGCTTTTTGAACGCGCCGTTTTTCATGCCGGTGCGCGAATTCGGCTTTGACTCTTACCGTTTCATCTTCGATGATCCCGATTTCGCCATGGCCTTCAAGAATGGCCTGATGCTGGCCTTCGGCCTGACCGTCATCGCCGTGCCGCTGGGCGGCATGCTGGCCTTCCTGATGGTGCGCACCGATTTGCCGGGACGCGGCTG of Janthinobacterium sp. PAMC25594 contains these proteins:
- a CDS encoding porin; translated protein: MKKTAFSLAAMAVLAAAAGAAQAQSNVTVYGLLDVGFDNTSNASASKGSVSRVSSGGMNTSRWGIRGNEDLGGGLKAVFNLEGGILMDTGAIDGGVLFKRQAYVGLEGSYGRLVLGRSFTTVYDFVLPFDPMGYAPFYSWATAAGKAVQGQYGMTTGFDNLVKYSGTAGDFKFGASYGFGEQATGAQDSAKFSSGVTYTAGPVSLLATYERVNGNSIVGGARDKTTSYHLGAMYNEGPWKVQAVARDYKLDPAASGKPDLRGTLYWGGVSYLTTPQVTLTGVIYYQDVKNVAANTDADPIMYVARVRYALSKRTDLYVAGAYAKAKNNQLVSLSRDDAGFGNTQRGVIAGMQHRF
- a CDS encoding ABC transporter substrate-binding protein encodes the protein MQNKTLLQVAIAAAFASLAGAAFAQVPAGYPADYQKIIDAAKKEGKVVIYSATDSKAAAPLIKDFSALYPGISVEYNDMNSTEVYNRFISEVAAGGNTADVMWSSAMDLQMRLASDGYALKYKSVEAAKIPGWAMWDDQAYGTTFEPAAIVYNKRLLDPKEVPKNHDDFVKLIATPKFKDKVTTYDIEKSGVGFMFMAQDAKEYPQFLALQNAFGAAKVRVQSSTGTMMERISSGENLIGYNVLGSYALVRAKTDPSIGVVLPKDYTLILSRVQFINKNAKNVNAGKLWLDYILSHRGQTIIANGAKLFAIRADVTGETTSADLIKQIGASNVKPIPVHPIILQFLGPAKRMAFLKQWKETAGKK
- a CDS encoding tripartite tricarboxylate transporter substrate binding protein — its product is MPRSLFLLLPCLLPVFAGAQVATPAPVECVVPSKPGGAMDLTCKLAKKGLAQEGAAAAAGPMRISYLPGGIGAVAWHSMGSQRRRAEANTLVAFSGGSLLNLAQGKFGNAKAGDVRWVAALGADYGMIAVRSDSPYKTLGDLIAALRQHPDKVLIGVSGTIGSQDWLKMALVARHAGIDPKVLRFVALEGGGEVFTAMQADYVQVVSGDTSEATLNASANHARVLAVLSEKRLPGVLAGVPTAREQGVDVVWPIIRGVWMGPQVPEADYQRWVATFERAMATPQFAEWRAQAGLYPFALTGPKLTAYVRKAVDEYARQATELGLMR